One window of the Colius striatus isolate bColStr4 chromosome 19, bColStr4.1.hap1, whole genome shotgun sequence genome contains the following:
- the POLE3 gene encoding DNA polymerase epsilon subunit 3: MAERPEDLNLPNAVITRIIKEALPDGVNISKEARSAISRAASVFVLYATSCANNFAMKGKRKTLNAGDVLSAMEEMEFQRFVAPLKESLEVYRREQKGKKEARRDKDKKADSEEQDKSREEENDDDDERMEEEEQNEEEEVDN; this comes from the exons ATGGCGGAGAGACCGGAGGACCTGAACCTGCCCAACGCCGTCATCACCCGCATCATCAAAGAGGCG cttcCTGATGGAGTAAATATCTCCAAAGAGGCTCGGAGCGCGATATCTCGAGCAGCAAGTGTGTTTGTGCTTTATGCAACATCATG TGCAAATAACTTTGCCATGAAGGGGAAGAGGAAAACACTGAATGCTGGTGATGTTCTCTCTGCCATGGAGGAAATGGAGTTCCAGCGCTTCGTGGCCCCGCTGAAGGAGTCCCTGGAAG TTTACAGACGTgagcagaaagggaagaaagaggccAGGAGAGATAAAGACAAGAAGGCAGACTCGGAGGAGCAGGACAAGAGCCGAGAGGAAGAGAACGATGATGATGACGAAaggatggaggaggaagagcaaaatgaggaggaggaagtggacaactga